The following are encoded together in the Blautia obeum ATCC 29174 genome:
- the argR gene encoding arginine repressor, whose product MKSARHEKIIELIQEYDIDTQEELAARLNEAGFKVTQATVSRDIRALKLMKVAGKDGKSRYAILTEPSAELGDKYTRILQDTLTSLDVGQNMLVIRTVPGMAMGVAAALDALKWKEILGSIAGDDTVMCVARDAEQAEIVAEKLKGILKLC is encoded by the coding sequence GTGAAAAGTGCAAGACATGAAAAGATCATAGAACTGATTCAGGAATATGATATTGATACACAGGAGGAACTTGCTGCCAGACTGAATGAGGCAGGATTCAAAGTAACACAGGCTACAGTCTCCAGAGATATCCGGGCACTGAAGCTTATGAAAGTTGCAGGAAAGGATGGAAAATCCCGTTACGCGATTCTTACAGAACCGTCTGCGGAACTGGGAGACAAATACACAAGGATTCTCCAGGATACACTGACATCACTTGATGTAGGTCAGAATATGCTTGTGATCCGCACTGTGCCGGGAATGGCCATGGGGGTGGCGGCTGCGTTGGATGCCCTGAAATGGAAGGAGATTCTTGGAAGTATTGCCGGAGATGATACAGTCATGTGTGTGGCACGTGATGCAGAGCAGGCAGAAATTGTTGCTGAGAAGCTGAAAGGAATTCTGAAATTATGTTAG